One genomic region from Acidobacteriota bacterium encodes:
- a CDS encoding MBL fold metallo-hydrolase, which translates to MTYIQFLGAAGTVTGSKHLINTGGFQVLVDCGLFQGPKEWRERNWQPLPIPAQEIDAVILTHAHLDHCGWIPRLVKSGFTGPIYATSPTIDLCGVVLPDSGHLQEEDAAFANKHKTSRHDPALPLYTMQEALDCLKYFRPLEIGAVQRLNPDFTFSFVNAAHIVGSAMAEITVRAGNGQRRLLFTGDIGRVRDTKDAAGKIVHSGPQEGESADLMVMESTYGNRMHPTTDPRPELAKLIKDTVNRGGTVVVPAFAVERTEKFIFLVKDMMEAGEIPRVPVHVDSPMAIKAVEIFLKYKDEFNEQTKRLVDRFGSPVTWENFFFDQKVEDSKKINNSQYPTIIVSSSGMAAGGRILHHLAQRLPDPKNQVIFIGFQAPGTRGAFIKAGARTVKIFGQEIPVRAQVAAIEQFSDHADTPELLDWLRTFKKAPSVTYLVHGEPAASSQLRLAMTSALRWKVEIAQWLQKVEVK; encoded by the coding sequence ATGACCTACATCCAGTTCCTCGGCGCAGCCGGCACCGTGACCGGCTCCAAGCACCTCATCAACACCGGCGGATTCCAGGTGCTGGTGGACTGCGGCCTTTTCCAGGGTCCGAAAGAATGGCGCGAGCGCAACTGGCAGCCGCTGCCTATTCCGGCGCAGGAGATCGACGCGGTCATCCTGACGCACGCGCACCTCGACCACTGTGGCTGGATCCCGCGGCTGGTGAAGTCGGGATTCACCGGGCCCATCTACGCCACGTCTCCGACCATCGACCTGTGTGGCGTGGTGCTGCCCGATTCCGGACACCTGCAGGAAGAAGACGCGGCCTTCGCCAACAAGCACAAGACGTCGCGCCACGACCCCGCGCTGCCGCTCTACACCATGCAGGAGGCGTTGGACTGCCTGAAGTATTTTCGTCCGCTGGAGATTGGCGCGGTCCAGCGCTTGAATCCGGACTTCACTTTCAGTTTTGTGAACGCCGCGCACATCGTCGGCTCCGCCATGGCGGAGATCACGGTGCGCGCCGGCAATGGCCAGCGCCGCCTGCTCTTCACCGGCGATATCGGACGCGTCCGCGACACCAAGGACGCGGCCGGCAAGATCGTCCACTCCGGTCCGCAGGAGGGCGAGTCCGCCGACCTGATGGTGATGGAATCCACCTACGGCAATCGCATGCATCCCACCACCGATCCGCGGCCGGAGCTGGCGAAGTTGATCAAAGATACGGTAAACCGCGGCGGCACCGTCGTGGTGCCCGCATTCGCAGTGGAGCGCACCGAGAAATTCATTTTCCTGGTCAAGGACATGATGGAAGCCGGCGAGATACCGCGCGTGCCGGTGCACGTGGATAGCCCCATGGCCATCAAGGCAGTCGAGATCTTCCTGAAATACAAAGACGAGTTCAACGAGCAGACCAAGCGCCTGGTCGACCGCTTCGGTTCGCCGGTGACCTGGGAGAATTTCTTTTTCGATCAGAAGGTGGAAGACTCGAAGAAGATCAACAACTCGCAGTATCCGACCATCATCGTGTCTTCGAGCGGCATGGCCGCTGGTGGACGCATCCTGCATCACCTTGCGCAACGCCTGCCCGATCCGAAGAACCAGGTGATCTTCATCGGATTTCAGGCGCCGGGCACGCGCGGCGCGTTCATCAAGGCCGGCGCGCGCACGGTCAAGATATTCGGGCAGGAGATCCCAGTGCGCGCGCAGGTCGCCGCTATCGAGCAGTTCAGCGACCACGCCGATACGCCCGAGTTGTTGGATTGGCTGCGCACCTTCAAGAAAGCGCCGAGCGTGACGTATCTCGTCCACGGCGAGCCGGCGGCGTCGTCCCAGTTACGCCTGGCAATGACGTCGGCGCTGCGCTGGAAGGTCGAGATCGCGCAGTGGCTGCAGAAGGTGGAAGTGAAGTAG
- a CDS encoding NUDIX domain-containing protein, whose protein sequence is MGGPNAKPGTMQREFSAGGVVVRRVGQDPRVSDSTPGPWEIAVIEPRREVDGDPGKTVLALPKGWVDPGEKPEQAACREVKEEAGLDAEIISKLGDIKYVYVRKWSDGARVFKIVSFYLLRYTGGTIGEISDEMKHEVRGARWIPLADAPRLLAYKGERDMVKKAADSLAANPESA, encoded by the coding sequence ATGGGCGGTCCTAACGCAAAACCGGGAACAATGCAGCGCGAGTTCTCCGCCGGGGGCGTTGTGGTCCGGAGAGTGGGCCAGGATCCCAGGGTTTCGGATTCAACGCCCGGGCCCTGGGAGATCGCCGTCATCGAGCCGCGCCGCGAGGTTGATGGTGATCCCGGCAAGACCGTCCTCGCCCTGCCCAAGGGATGGGTAGACCCTGGGGAGAAGCCCGAGCAGGCGGCCTGCCGCGAGGTGAAGGAAGAGGCCGGCCTCGACGCCGAGATCATCAGCAAGCTCGGCGACATCAAGTACGTCTACGTGCGCAAGTGGTCAGACGGCGCCCGCGTCTTCAAGATCGTCAGCTTCTACCTGCTGCGCTATACCGGCGGCACCATCGGCGAGATATCCGATGAGATGAAGCACGAGGTCCGCGGCGCGCGCTGGATCCCGCTCGCCGACGCCCCGCGCCTGCTCGCCTACAAGGGCGAGCGCGACATGGTGAAGAAAGCCGCCGACTCCCTGGCGGCAAATCCGGAGTCCGCCTGA
- a CDS encoding serine/threonine-protein kinase: protein MQRFGRYEVVEKVGSGGMGVVYKAADPSIDRTVALKVLPAGDNGSAELRARFQREARAAGRLQHPNIVVIYDIGEQDGSLYIAMEFLEGQTLADRIATQIGPPDVSATVDIMAQVARGLHYAHERGVVHRDIKPANILVTREGIAKILDFGIARAAGDQRITKTLQVMGTVFYMSPEQINGQQLDGRSDIFSAGIVLYELLTGAVPFEADSTGATMMKILTAAVPPLSGRVPVSPGVLDDLLHTALAKKPEERFVSAANFAKALDAAKKICEEKPHRATAAAVSAYSAPEIAPEVAPALAPTVVHPSNPLRTPPAVSPPTPTPLTPIVGVPIAETAPERMPSPPTPASSPVPLHKRLWVRYVFLVVVIIAAVCGIVALNRSPGGGNALKVTPDVKPETAEVFYQRAAEHAKTGDLDRAITELNEAIRIKPDYAEAFYDRGGAYYSKREYDRAIQDYDAAIRLRPDAAIAFCFRGMSYSEKGEYDRAIQDLDQAIRLAPEVSDYVKVREETVRRKAQSPP, encoded by the coding sequence ATGCAGAGATTTGGGCGCTACGAAGTTGTCGAGAAGGTGGGCAGCGGCGGCATGGGCGTGGTGTACAAGGCCGCGGACCCCAGTATCGACCGCACCGTAGCCTTGAAGGTGCTCCCTGCCGGCGACAACGGGAGCGCCGAGTTGCGCGCGCGTTTCCAGCGCGAGGCGCGCGCTGCGGGACGCCTCCAGCACCCGAACATCGTCGTGATCTACGACATCGGCGAGCAGGATGGCAGCCTGTACATCGCCATGGAGTTCCTCGAAGGCCAGACGCTGGCCGACCGCATCGCGACCCAGATCGGACCTCCAGACGTCTCCGCAACGGTCGACATCATGGCGCAAGTCGCCCGCGGTCTGCACTACGCGCACGAGCGTGGCGTGGTGCATCGCGACATCAAGCCCGCCAACATCCTGGTCACGCGCGAGGGGATCGCCAAGATCCTGGACTTCGGCATCGCGCGCGCTGCCGGCGACCAGCGCATAACCAAGACGCTCCAGGTGATGGGCACGGTCTTCTACATGTCGCCCGAGCAGATCAACGGACAGCAGCTCGACGGCCGCAGCGACATCTTCTCCGCCGGTATCGTGCTCTATGAGCTGCTCACCGGAGCTGTCCCCTTCGAGGCCGACAGCACCGGCGCCACCATGATGAAAATCCTCACCGCAGCGGTGCCGCCCCTGTCCGGCCGCGTGCCAGTATCGCCGGGTGTGCTGGACGACCTGCTCCACACCGCGCTCGCGAAGAAGCCCGAAGAACGTTTTGTCTCCGCTGCGAACTTCGCGAAGGCGCTGGATGCGGCAAAGAAGATCTGTGAGGAAAAGCCGCACCGCGCGACGGCCGCCGCCGTCTCCGCGTATTCAGCTCCGGAAATCGCTCCGGAAGTCGCTCCGGCGCTCGCGCCCACGGTGGTCCATCCGTCGAATCCGCTGCGGACTCCACCGGCTGTTTCGCCGCCGACGCCGACTCCGCTGACGCCCATCGTCGGCGTGCCGATAGCAGAAACTGCGCCCGAGCGGATGCCCTCGCCTCCCACTCCTGCGTCGTCCCCGGTGCCACTCCACAAACGGCTATGGGTGCGATACGTTTTTCTCGTAGTGGTCATCATCGCCGCGGTCTGCGGCATCGTGGCGCTTAACCGCAGTCCGGGGGGCGGGAACGCTTTAAAGGTCACTCCCGATGTGAAACCCGAAACCGCCGAAGTCTTCTATCAGCGCGCCGCAGAGCATGCGAAAACCGGCGACTTGGACCGGGCGATCACTGAACTGAACGAGGCCATCAGGATCAAGCCCGATTACGCCGAGGCATTTTACGACCGTGGCGGCGCGTACTACAGCAAGCGCGAGTACGACCGGGCGATCCAAGACTACGATGCGGCAATAAGACTTCGGCCCGACGCCGCCATCGCCTTCTGTTTCCGTGGCATGTCATACTCTGAGAAGGGCGAGTACGACCGAGCCATCCAAGACTTGGATCAGGCAATACGGCTAGCGCCAGAGGTCTCCGACTATGTGAAGGTGCGTGAAGAGACAGTCCGGAGGAAAGCTCAATCGCCGCCGTAG
- the rlmB gene encoding 23S rRNA (guanosine(2251)-2'-O)-methyltransferase RlmB — MDVVYGIHSVAEALKARARNFDHVEIAKDRHDPKIQRIIDDCRTSGIAVRFVPRETLDRLAKTANHQGVVAVTSSKQYSQVDDLKAAKRGQWSFLVVLDGVEDPHNLGAVLRAANGAGADGIIIPDRRAAHVTGTVAKTSAGASEHMAIAKVTNVSRTLEDLKDSGVWIVGLDERGTETYDQIDYKMDCALVFGAEGKGLHEHVRKHCDFLVKLPMAGAVKSLNVSVAAGIVMYELVRQRKSTTETQRHREKRKREEEEKEN, encoded by the coding sequence ATGGACGTTGTCTACGGCATCCATTCCGTCGCGGAGGCGCTGAAGGCGCGCGCGCGCAATTTCGACCACGTCGAGATCGCGAAGGACCGGCACGATCCGAAGATCCAGCGCATCATCGATGACTGCCGCACTTCGGGCATCGCGGTACGCTTCGTCCCGCGCGAGACACTCGACCGCCTGGCGAAGACCGCGAACCATCAGGGCGTGGTGGCCGTCACCAGCTCGAAACAATACTCGCAGGTCGATGACCTCAAGGCAGCCAAGCGCGGGCAGTGGAGTTTTCTCGTCGTGCTCGATGGCGTGGAGGATCCACACAACCTCGGCGCCGTGCTGCGCGCCGCCAATGGCGCCGGCGCCGACGGCATCATCATCCCTGACCGCCGCGCCGCGCACGTCACCGGCACGGTGGCGAAGACCTCGGCCGGCGCGAGCGAGCACATGGCCATCGCCAAGGTGACAAATGTCTCGCGCACACTCGAAGACCTGAAAGACTCTGGTGTATGGATCGTCGGGCTTGACGAGCGCGGCACCGAGACCTACGACCAGATCGACTACAAGATGGATTGCGCCCTCGTCTTCGGCGCCGAAGGCAAAGGACTGCACGAGCACGTCCGCAAGCACTGCGACTTCCTCGTCAAACTGCCCATGGCGGGCGCGGTCAAGTCGCTGAACGTGAGCGTGGCCGCCGGCATCGTGATGTACGAACTCGTCCGGCAGAGGAAATCCACCACAGAGACACAGAGGCACAGAGAAAAGCGAAAAAGAGAAGAAGAAGAAAAAGAAAACTAA
- a CDS encoding SDR family oxidoreductase codes for MTKELQGKIAIVTGGTSGIGRDAAILFAKAGAKVVVAGRREAEGKETIEMVRAAGGDGLFVKTDVAKAADVHALVQRTVEKFGRLDIAFNNAGIEGTWVPIVEQSEEDWDRSIDINLKGMWLCLKYEIQQMLKQGSGGAIVNMASVAGLVGAAGAATYCASKHGVMGLTKSAALETARSGIRVNVVCPAVIETPMGERIWGAPEMKKFALGLHPIGRLGKPMEVAEAVVWMCSDRASFMTGQSLVLDGGFMAGPNPPG; via the coding sequence ATGACGAAAGAACTGCAAGGCAAGATCGCGATTGTGACCGGCGGAACCTCAGGCATCGGACGTGACGCCGCCATACTGTTTGCGAAGGCCGGGGCCAAGGTGGTGGTCGCAGGCCGGCGCGAGGCAGAAGGGAAGGAAACGATCGAGATGGTGCGAGCTGCCGGCGGCGATGGTCTGTTCGTGAAGACCGACGTGGCGAAGGCCGCCGACGTCCATGCCTTGGTGCAACGGACGGTAGAGAAGTTCGGACGCCTGGATATCGCGTTCAACAACGCTGGGATCGAAGGGACCTGGGTCCCCATCGTTGAACAATCGGAAGAAGACTGGGACCGCAGCATCGACATCAATCTGAAAGGCATGTGGTTGTGCCTGAAGTACGAGATCCAGCAGATGCTCAAGCAGGGCAGCGGCGGGGCCATCGTCAACATGGCGTCGGTGGCGGGCTTGGTCGGCGCTGCGGGAGCGGCAACGTACTGCGCGAGCAAGCACGGCGTGATGGGGCTGACGAAATCAGCTGCGCTCGAGACCGCGCGCAGTGGCATCCGGGTGAACGTGGTGTGTCCGGCGGTGATCGAGACGCCGATGGGTGAGCGTATCTGGGGAGCGCCGGAGATGAAGAAGTTCGCACTCGGCCTGCATCCCATCGGCCGGCTTGGAAAGCCGATGGAGGTCGCGGAAGCGGTGGTCTGGATGTGTTCGGACCGGGCCTCGTTCATGACGGGCCAGTCCCTGGTGCTCGATGGCGGCTTCATGGCGGGACCGAATCCTCCCGGCTAG
- a CDS encoding acetyl-CoA C-acetyltransferase: MAEVFIVSAVRTPIGRFGGSLATQTAADMGVVAAQAAMERAGIAPGQVEETIFGNARQAGGGPNVARQISVRAGVPKEVTAYTVNMACASGMKSIALGFDAIAAGNAQAILAGGTESMSRLPFYLEGVRWGYRLGNQELVDGMYRDGFFDPLAKLVMGETAEVLAEQYKITRQEQDEYALVSQQRGEQAIHGGRFADEIVPITLESKKGSVTFAQDEHPFLGSSMEKLAKLAPVFSKTGTITAGNSSGITDGAAAVVLASADFVKRNDLKPLARLVGWTQAGVEPRTMGIGPVPAIAKLEKKTGLKLADFDLVELNEAFAAQVLACDRELHFDRERLNVNGGAISLGHPIGATGTRITVTLVHEMLKRNSKRGLATLCVSGGLGMTLALERA, translated from the coding sequence GTGGCAGAGGTTTTCATCGTGAGCGCGGTGCGCACGCCGATCGGGAGATTCGGCGGCTCGCTGGCCACGCAGACGGCAGCGGACATGGGCGTGGTCGCCGCCCAGGCGGCGATGGAAAGAGCTGGCATCGCGCCGGGCCAGGTGGAAGAGACCATCTTCGGCAACGCGCGCCAGGCGGGCGGCGGTCCGAATGTCGCCCGGCAGATATCCGTGCGTGCCGGAGTGCCGAAGGAAGTCACCGCGTACACCGTGAACATGGCGTGCGCGTCGGGGATGAAATCCATCGCGCTCGGCTTCGATGCCATCGCCGCCGGCAATGCGCAGGCGATACTCGCGGGTGGCACGGAATCGATGTCGCGGCTGCCCTTCTACCTCGAGGGCGTGCGCTGGGGATATCGCCTCGGCAATCAGGAACTTGTCGATGGCATGTACCGCGACGGCTTCTTTGATCCCCTAGCGAAGCTGGTGATGGGCGAGACGGCCGAAGTCCTCGCCGAGCAGTACAAGATCACGCGTCAGGAGCAGGACGAGTACGCGCTCGTCTCCCAGCAGCGCGGCGAGCAGGCCATCCATGGCGGACGCTTCGCCGATGAGATCGTCCCCATCACACTCGAGTCGAAAAAGGGAAGCGTGACGTTCGCGCAGGATGAGCACCCTTTCCTGGGCTCTTCGATGGAAAAGCTGGCGAAGCTTGCGCCCGTCTTCTCGAAGACGGGGACGATCACCGCAGGAAACTCTTCCGGCATCACCGATGGCGCCGCGGCGGTGGTGCTTGCGTCCGCCGACTTCGTGAAGCGCAATGACTTGAAGCCTCTAGCACGCCTGGTTGGATGGACCCAAGCAGGTGTCGAGCCGCGGACGATGGGCATCGGTCCGGTGCCGGCGATCGCGAAACTCGAAAAGAAGACCGGGCTCAAGCTCGCTGACTTCGACCTGGTCGAACTCAACGAAGCGTTCGCGGCGCAGGTGCTCGCTTGCGACCGCGAGTTGCACTTCGATCGCGAGCGGTTGAACGTGAACGGCGGCGCGATCTCGCTCGGACATCCCATCGGCGCGACCGGCACGCGCATCACGGTGACGCTGGTGCACGAGATGCTGAAGCGGAACTCAAAGCGCGGCCTGGCAACGCTGTGCGTCTCCGGCGGCCTGGGAATGACGCTGGCGCTAGAGCGCGCTTAG
- a CDS encoding transketolase encodes MMNKVESIDELKRIARSLRIDIIKMIGAAGSGHPGGSLSEVELLTALYWRVLRHDPKDPQWRDRDRFILSKGHGVPALYAALAHAGYIDPALLMTLRKLGSPLQGHPDKRMLPILEASTGSLGQGISIGIGTALAAKLDQLDYHTFVMIGDGESQEGQIWEAAMFAPFHKLNNLTVIVDNNKQQLDDFTDKILSLKPLAEKWKSFGWNVEEIDGHDFAQVIPALEKARANPSEKPTCVIANTVKGKGVSFMEHQVKWHGVAPKPEEVEAAVKELEAQAV; translated from the coding sequence ATGATGAATAAAGTCGAATCCATAGACGAACTAAAACGCATCGCGCGCTCGCTGCGCATCGACATCATCAAGATGATCGGCGCCGCGGGCAGCGGGCATCCGGGCGGGTCGTTGAGTGAGGTCGAGCTGCTCACCGCGCTCTACTGGCGCGTGCTGCGGCACGATCCGAAAGATCCGCAGTGGCGCGACCGCGACCGCTTCATCCTCTCCAAGGGCCATGGCGTGCCCGCCCTCTACGCCGCGCTCGCGCACGCCGGCTACATCGATCCCGCGCTCTTGATGACGCTGCGCAAGCTCGGGTCGCCGCTGCAAGGACATCCCGATAAGCGCATGTTGCCCATCCTCGAAGCCTCGACCGGCTCGCTCGGCCAGGGCATCTCGATCGGCATCGGCACAGCGCTCGCCGCCAAGCTCGACCAGCTCGATTACCACACCTTCGTGATGATCGGTGATGGCGAGTCGCAGGAAGGCCAGATCTGGGAGGCGGCCATGTTCGCGCCCTTCCACAAGCTCAACAACCTCACCGTGATCGTGGACAACAACAAGCAGCAGCTCGACGATTTCACCGACAAGATCCTCTCGCTCAAGCCGCTGGCGGAGAAGTGGAAGTCGTTCGGCTGGAACGTGGAAGAGATCGATGGCCACGACTTTGCGCAGGTCATCCCCGCACTCGAGAAGGCGCGCGCGAACCCGAGCGAGAAGCCGACGTGCGTGATCGCCAACACGGTGAAGGGCAAGGGCGTCTCGTTCATGGAACACCAGGTCAAGTGGCACGGCGTCGCTCCGAAACCGGAAGAGGTCGAGGCGGCGGTGAAGGAATTGGAAGCGCAAGCGGTGTAG
- a CDS encoding patatin-like phospholipase family protein: MKRPQPGTKAGPVPVTNTPKLGVALGGGFARGLVHVGILKVLEEEHIPISFIGGTSVGAVIAAAYSSGVSAKELEEIAHLVRFNSFARWTLSRYGLASNDRMVPFLEKLVKVKTFEECRIPLAISATDFVTGDPVVFTSGSLIDPIRASCAYPGMFLPVNANGRLMVDGLLAHSVPAEPLKQMGADKVLSVYLSAHWVNVKGPRHIFDVIGQCFSIAQAKMCHLWKVHSDLVLEPNVDGFSYDGFERAKELIKVGEDAAREAAPQMHAWFENAEKSEKAQESGATQIVTTAAPVSSSKGGAPARSPAPLLAK; encoded by the coding sequence ATGAAACGGCCGCAGCCGGGAACGAAAGCGGGGCCTGTACCGGTTACCAACACACCCAAACTTGGGGTGGCCCTGGGCGGCGGTTTCGCTCGCGGGCTGGTCCACGTTGGCATCCTCAAGGTGCTGGAAGAAGAACACATCCCCATCTCCTTCATCGGCGGCACCAGTGTGGGCGCGGTGATCGCGGCGGCATATAGCTCGGGCGTATCCGCAAAAGAGCTGGAGGAGATCGCGCACCTGGTGCGCTTCAACAGCTTCGCGCGCTGGACGCTCTCGCGTTATGGACTTGCCTCCAACGACCGCATGGTCCCCTTCCTGGAAAAACTGGTGAAGGTGAAAACCTTCGAAGAGTGCAGGATCCCACTCGCCATCTCGGCTACGGACTTCGTGACCGGTGATCCGGTGGTGTTCACCAGCGGCTCGCTGATCGATCCCATCCGCGCGAGCTGCGCGTATCCCGGGATGTTCCTCCCCGTCAATGCCAACGGACGCCTCATGGTCGACGGCCTGCTCGCGCACAGCGTGCCTGCCGAACCGCTGAAGCAGATGGGCGCCGACAAAGTGCTGTCCGTCTACCTGAGCGCGCACTGGGTCAATGTGAAAGGACCGCGGCACATCTTTGACGTCATCGGACAATGCTTCTCCATCGCGCAAGCCAAGATGTGCCACCTCTGGAAGGTGCACTCCGACCTGGTGCTCGAGCCCAACGTCGATGGCTTCAGCTACGACGGCTTCGAGCGCGCCAAGGAACTGATCAAGGTTGGGGAAGACGCGGCGCGCGAGGCTGCCCCGCAGATGCATGCCTGGTTCGAGAACGCAGAAAAGTCTGAGAAGGCTCAGGAGTCAGGGGCGACCCAGATCGTCACGACCGCGGCTCCAGTATCGAGTTCGAAGGGCGGCGCGCCCGCGCGCAGCCCCGCGCCCTTATTGGCGAAATAA
- a CDS encoding VIT1/CCC1 transporter family protein → MPPTPHIERHFTAGATVRDVVIGMADGLTVPFALAAGLSGAVDASKIVVVAGIAEIAAGSIAMGLGGYLAARSDAEHYASERRREQSEVIHRPKDEVREVQDVFRQYGLTDAEIEPIIAAFKNHHENWVDFMMRFELGLEKPEEGRAYKSAGTIAASYIAGGFIPLAPYLFIHSAHAALMVSASVTAVALAVFGYVKGHFTGAKPLRSAVQTLAIGSIAAAAAFGLAKLLT, encoded by the coding sequence GTGCCGCCGACCCCACACATCGAGCGCCACTTCACCGCCGGCGCCACCGTCCGCGACGTCGTCATCGGGATGGCAGACGGATTGACCGTGCCCTTCGCGCTTGCCGCCGGCCTCTCCGGCGCGGTCGACGCCAGCAAGATCGTGGTGGTCGCCGGGATCGCCGAGATCGCCGCCGGCTCCATCGCCATGGGACTGGGCGGCTACCTCGCCGCGCGTTCCGACGCCGAGCACTATGCCAGCGAGCGCCGCCGCGAACAGAGCGAGGTCATCCACCGTCCCAAGGACGAGGTTCGAGAAGTGCAGGACGTCTTCCGCCAGTACGGCCTCACCGACGCCGAGATCGAGCCCATCATCGCGGCGTTCAAGAACCATCACGAGAACTGGGTCGATTTCATGATGCGCTTCGAGCTCGGACTCGAAAAGCCGGAGGAAGGCCGCGCCTACAAGAGCGCGGGCACCATCGCGGCGTCATACATTGCCGGCGGATTCATCCCACTCGCGCCCTATCTCTTCATCCACAGCGCGCACGCGGCGCTCATGGTCTCGGCCAGCGTCACCGCCGTGGCGCTTGCCGTCTTCGGCTACGTCAAAGGACACTTCACCGGCGCCAAGCCGCTGCGTTCCGCCGTGCAAACGCTCGCCATCGGCAGTATCGCCGCCGCCGCCGCGTTCGGACTTGCCAAGCTGTTGACGTGA
- a CDS encoding transketolase family protein yields the protein MKATTAKFELKLGKATREAYGEALAEIGRKNPNVIALDADLAKSTFSATFGKEFPDRFFTVGIAEANMVGIAGGLALSGKLPFAHSFAVFLMDKGFDQLRMCVAYPHVNAKFVGSHGGISIGEDGPSQQSVEDLALACALPGFVVIHPADEHSARALAHRMAEHEGPCYMRTGRAKAAVIYSPNDTFELGKAKVHGDGTDCAIIACGFEVGYALQAQAQLEDEGVSVRVIDMHTLKPLDDDAVALAARECGAIVTAEEHLLDGGLGARVAQAVAKSRPVPMEMVGVRDTYAESATPEQLMEKYGLTAPYIVKAVRDVLKRK from the coding sequence ATGAAAGCGACGACGGCAAAATTCGAATTGAAGCTGGGCAAAGCGACGCGCGAGGCCTACGGCGAGGCGCTCGCCGAGATCGGGCGCAAGAACCCGAACGTGATCGCGCTCGACGCTGACCTGGCGAAGTCCACCTTCTCCGCCACCTTCGGCAAAGAGTTCCCCGACCGCTTCTTCACCGTGGGCATCGCGGAGGCGAACATGGTGGGGATCGCCGGCGGACTGGCGCTGAGCGGCAAGCTGCCGTTCGCGCATTCGTTCGCCGTCTTCCTGATGGACAAGGGCTTCGACCAGTTGCGGATGTGCGTGGCGTATCCGCACGTGAACGCGAAGTTCGTCGGGTCGCATGGCGGCATCTCGATCGGTGAGGACGGGCCGTCGCAGCAATCCGTTGAAGACCTGGCGCTGGCGTGCGCGCTGCCCGGGTTCGTCGTCATCCATCCCGCGGACGAGCACTCGGCGCGCGCGCTGGCGCATCGCATGGCTGAGCATGAAGGGCCGTGCTACATGCGTACCGGGCGGGCGAAGGCGGCCGTCATTTATTCGCCGAACGATACGTTCGAGCTCGGCAAAGCCAAAGTCCATGGCGATGGTACCGACTGCGCCATCATCGCGTGCGGCTTCGAGGTGGGATACGCGCTGCAGGCGCAGGCGCAGCTCGAGGACGAAGGCGTGAGCGTCCGCGTGATCGACATGCACACACTCAAGCCGCTGGACGACGATGCGGTGGCTCTGGCCGCGCGCGAGTGCGGCGCCATCGTCACGGCGGAAGAGCACCTGCTCGATGGCGGACTGGGCGCGCGCGTGGCGCAGGCGGTGGCGAAGTCGCGTCCGGTGCCGATGGAGATGGTCGGCGTGCGCGATACCTACGCCGAGTCGGCAACGCCCGAACAGCTGATGGAGAAATACGGATTGACCGCGCCGTACATCGTCAAGGCGGTGCGCGACGTGCTGAAGCGGAAGTGA